A section of the Elizabethkingia anophelis R26 genome encodes:
- a CDS encoding DUF4296 domain-containing protein: protein MRKLFFFIFIVFLSACSQLDKPKKLISKDEMADIFVEMAIYDGALNINPQANMEGTSKYILQQHKITGTVFMDSYNYYLSQKQMESIFDSAEKKLMKKDPKLEAYIKKKNKGTEVPK from the coding sequence ATGAGAAAACTGTTTTTTTTCATATTTATAGTGTTCCTGTCTGCATGCTCGCAGTTGGATAAACCAAAGAAGCTTATTTCTAAAGATGAAATGGCAGATATTTTTGTAGAGATGGCCATTTATGATGGAGCATTGAATATAAATCCACAAGCTAATATGGAGGGAACAAGCAAATATATTTTGCAGCAACATAAAATTACAGGAACTGTTTTTATGGATAGTTATAATTATTACTTATCTCAAAAACAAATGGAATCTATTTTTGACTCGGCAGAAAAAAAACTGATGAAAAAAGATCCGAAACTGGAAGCATATATTAAAAAGAAAAATAAAGGAACTGAGGTTCCGAAATAG
- a CDS encoding S9 family peptidase: MKAPKAKKIDKILSKHGDQRIDPYYWLNERENPEVIAYLNEENQYTAEVMKDTEDFQNFLYEEMKSRYKKDDSSLPYFFNEYWYIVRYEEGREYPIFCRKHLTLEANEEILLDSNILAEGLDFFEIGSLSVSENNKMIAYSYDNLSRRIYTIYFKNIETGEILEDKIENTTGKAVWSADGQNVFYIRKDKSLRAYQIHRHKIGTDANEDVLIYHEKDDTFDVNVFKTKSSEYIVISSSSTISDEMRFVPANDIFAEWKIIQSREADLEYSVEHFENDFYIITNVDGATNFKLVKTPVNKTTKENWTDVVPHREGILLEGFEIFNDYLVIEEREKGLLKINIRNWKTGETEYLPFHDPTYTAYISINLEFNSEVLRYGYTSMTRPSTTFEYNMKTKTNKILKEQEVLGGTFKAENYISERIWAQARDGQKVPISLVYHKDTPKSKDTPLLLYGYGSYGYTVDAAFSNVRLSLLDRGFIYAIAHIRGGEYLGREWYEDGKMLHKKNTFYDFIDAGKFLIKENYTSAEHLYAMGGSAGGLLMGAVINMEPKLFNGIVAQVPFVDVVTTMLDEDIPLTTGEYDEWGNPNDKEYYDYMKSYSPYDNIEEKDYPNILITTGFHDSQVQYWEPAKWTAKLRELKTDNKLLLFKTDMSSGHGGASGRFESLKDDAFEYAFLLKLENKTEVELQKN; the protein is encoded by the coding sequence ATGAAAGCGCCAAAGGCAAAAAAGATAGATAAAATCCTTAGTAAACATGGCGATCAGAGAATTGATCCTTACTATTGGCTAAACGAAAGGGAAAATCCGGAAGTTATTGCTTACCTAAATGAAGAAAATCAGTATACTGCAGAAGTAATGAAAGACACTGAAGATTTTCAGAATTTTCTCTATGAAGAAATGAAATCACGTTATAAAAAAGACGACTCTTCACTACCCTATTTTTTTAATGAATACTGGTACATTGTACGCTATGAAGAAGGTAGAGAATATCCTATTTTCTGCAGAAAGCATCTGACCCTGGAGGCTAATGAGGAAATCCTTTTGGATTCTAACATTCTGGCAGAAGGCCTGGATTTCTTTGAAATTGGAAGCCTTAGTGTAAGCGAAAACAACAAAATGATTGCTTATTCCTATGACAATCTGAGCAGAAGAATCTATACCATATACTTCAAGAATATTGAAACCGGAGAAATACTGGAAGACAAAATAGAAAATACGACCGGAAAAGCTGTATGGTCTGCGGACGGACAAAATGTTTTCTATATCCGTAAAGATAAAAGCTTACGCGCTTACCAGATACACCGTCATAAAATAGGTACTGATGCAAACGAAGATGTATTAATTTATCACGAGAAAGATGATACCTTCGATGTCAATGTGTTCAAGACAAAATCATCCGAGTATATTGTTATTTCCAGCTCCAGTACAATTTCCGACGAAATGCGTTTTGTACCGGCCAATGATATTTTTGCAGAATGGAAAATTATTCAGTCTCGTGAAGCAGATCTGGAATATTCTGTAGAGCATTTTGAAAATGATTTTTACATCATAACAAATGTTGACGGAGCAACCAATTTCAAGCTTGTAAAAACACCTGTTAATAAAACAACTAAAGAAAACTGGACAGATGTTGTTCCACACAGAGAAGGCATTTTACTGGAAGGTTTTGAAATATTCAACGATTATCTTGTCATTGAAGAAAGAGAAAAGGGCCTCCTGAAAATTAATATCCGCAACTGGAAAACCGGAGAAACAGAATATTTACCTTTCCATGACCCTACCTACACTGCCTATATCAGCATAAATCTGGAATTCAATTCAGAGGTACTGCGCTATGGATATACTTCTATGACCCGCCCTTCAACTACTTTCGAGTATAACATGAAAACTAAAACCAATAAAATCCTTAAGGAGCAGGAAGTTTTAGGCGGAACATTTAAAGCAGAAAACTATATTTCAGAAAGAATTTGGGCACAAGCCAGAGACGGACAAAAGGTTCCAATTTCGCTTGTTTATCATAAAGACACTCCAAAAAGTAAGGATACCCCACTTTTACTATATGGATATGGCAGTTATGGTTACACAGTAGATGCAGCATTCTCCAACGTACGCCTATCACTGCTGGATCGTGGATTTATTTATGCAATTGCCCATATACGAGGCGGAGAATACCTGGGCCGAGAATGGTATGAAGATGGAAAAATGCTGCACAAGAAGAATACATTCTATGACTTTATAGATGCTGGTAAATTTCTGATTAAAGAGAACTATACTTCTGCAGAACATCTGTATGCAATGGGTGGAAGTGCCGGCGGATTACTAATGGGAGCAGTAATCAATATGGAACCCAAACTATTCAACGGAATTGTAGCACAGGTTCCGTTTGTAGATGTGGTAACGACAATGTTGGACGAAGATATTCCTTTGACTACCGGAGAATATGATGAATGGGGAAATCCTAATGACAAAGAATATTACGATTATATGAAATCCTACTCTCCTTATGACAATATTGAAGAGAAGGATTACCCAAATATTTTGATCACTACAGGATTCCACGATTCTCAGGTACAATATTGGGAACCCGCAAAATGGACAGCTAAGCTTCGCGAGCTGAAAACAGATAATAAACTCTTGCTTTTCAAAACAGATATGTCATCTGGTCACGGTGGTGCATCAGGGCGATTTGAATCACTGAAAGATGATGCATTTGAATATGCATTTCTTCTTAAACTGGAGAATAAAACAGAAGTCGAACTTCAAAAAAACTAA
- a CDS encoding DUF4271 domain-containing protein, whose translation MCVLLQKKSLIRIVENNDWVIYSILGIVIIYIISSRVLNKDISFVEHLRLSIEDSSNIFINWFISGFIYVFILSVFLSQYIPVVPRFINDHINLGGYTLNKFGFIFITYLLLYGIKCILSYLFFASSGNADRWKSYTFNINKFFRIIILLFCALTLVHYFYPIDHFQVFNYYISMLIFIFAGKIAFLLFNRNPTLPKEWYYKFLYICTLQILPHLVVWKFLFF comes from the coding sequence ATGTGTGTACTTTTGCAAAAAAAATCATTGATTAGAATTGTTGAAAACAATGACTGGGTAATCTACAGTATCTTAGGTATTGTTATAATATATATTATATCTTCCAGGGTACTGAATAAAGATATTTCCTTTGTGGAACATCTGCGGCTTTCTATAGAGGATAGCAGCAATATCTTTATCAACTGGTTTATTTCCGGTTTTATTTATGTTTTCATCTTATCTGTTTTTTTATCACAGTATATTCCTGTAGTACCAAGATTTATTAATGATCATATAAACCTCGGTGGTTATACTCTTAATAAGTTTGGTTTTATCTTTATTACCTACCTATTATTATACGGAATTAAATGCATATTATCTTATCTGTTTTTTGCCAGCTCTGGAAACGCAGACCGTTGGAAGTCATATACTTTCAACATCAATAAATTTTTTCGTATTATTATTTTGCTATTTTGTGCCCTTACATTGGTTCATTATTTCTATCCTATAGATCACTTTCAGGTGTTCAATTATTACATAAGCATGCTGATTTTTATCTTTGCCGGCAAAATAGCATTTCTACTTTTTAACAGGAATCCCACTCTACCTAAAGAATGGTATTATAAATTTTTGTATATTTGCACACTCCAAATTTTACCTCATTTGGTAGTATGGAAATTTTTATTTTTTTAG
- a CDS encoding polyprenol monophosphomannose synthase, whose amino-acid sequence MKKLVVIPTFNEKENIADIIKAVMELQQDFHILVVDDSSPDGTANIVEDLTLAYTGQVFLSVRQVKDGLGKAYIHGFKWALEHGYDYIFEMDADFSHNPNDLPKLYEACQDADMTIGSRYSKGVNVVNWPMGRVLLSYFASKYVRFILGVPIHDTTAGFVCFSRKVLEEIGLDKIKLRGYGFQIEMKFRTYKKGFKIVEVPIIFTDRTKGESKMSANIFQEALFGVLNLKWKSIINRL is encoded by the coding sequence ATGAAAAAATTAGTCGTTATCCCAACTTTCAACGAGAAAGAGAACATTGCCGATATTATAAAAGCTGTAATGGAGTTGCAGCAGGATTTTCATATTCTGGTGGTAGATGATTCTTCTCCGGATGGTACTGCCAATATTGTAGAGGATCTTACACTTGCTTATACAGGGCAGGTTTTTCTTAGTGTAAGACAAGTGAAAGACGGATTAGGGAAGGCTTATATCCATGGATTTAAATGGGCTTTGGAGCATGGCTATGATTATATATTCGAGATGGATGCCGATTTTTCACACAATCCGAATGATCTGCCTAAGCTATATGAAGCGTGCCAGGACGCAGATATGACTATCGGATCACGTTATTCCAAAGGAGTAAATGTGGTAAACTGGCCTATGGGCAGAGTATTGCTTTCTTACTTTGCTTCCAAGTATGTACGTTTTATTTTGGGGGTGCCAATTCATGATACAACTGCCGGATTTGTATGTTTCTCCAGAAAAGTACTGGAAGAAATAGGTTTAGATAAAATAAAACTAAGAGGTTACGGATTTCAGATCGAAATGAAATTCCGGACTTATAAAAAAGGTTTTAAAATTGTTGAAGTCCCTATTATTTTTACAGACAGAACTAAGGGCGAATCAAAAATGAGTGCAAATATTTTTCAGGAGGCTTTATTCGGAGTACTCAACCTGAAATGGAAAAGTATAATAAACAGATTATGA
- the rsfS gene encoding ribosome silencing factor, whose product MSKNTEKQQLIDKILEAIQDTKGEDIQVLDLSHIENTVADTFIICSANSNTQVSAIAGNVEKKVRNELQDRPWHVEGAENSLWVLVDYVSVVVHIFQRHIREYYDIESLWGDAKVTKIES is encoded by the coding sequence ATGAGTAAAAATACAGAAAAACAGCAACTAATAGACAAAATACTAGAAGCGATTCAGGATACTAAAGGTGAGGATATCCAAGTTCTTGATCTCTCGCATATTGAAAATACAGTTGCCGATACATTTATTATATGTAGTGCCAATTCTAATACACAAGTTTCAGCAATCGCAGGAAATGTAGAAAAGAAAGTAAGAAATGAACTACAGGATCGTCCATGGCATGTGGAAGGTGCTGAAAACTCATTGTGGGTATTAGTAGACTATGTGTCGGTTGTTGTGCATATTTTCCAAAGACATATTCGTGAATATTACGATATTGAAAGCCTTTGGGGAGATGCCAAAGTCACAAAAATAGAATCTTAA
- a CDS encoding biotin--[acetyl-CoA-carboxylase] ligase, translating to MNSLLYLTSIGSTNDIVSELANPNATGISSVYTFDQTKGRGQYGNTWKIPKDKNVAYSFILPTKLVRLSPNLFNFYTALLLRDFIVKITDKEAKVKWPNDIILQNKKIVGILIEKITVEHVDYYIAGFGVNVLQDNFEEITKAGSIKTQTGLSFDLHQFAEGMHNHFSEQLVQFPSDEEVLARYNEALFRKDQISVFEINNIRQNGIIRYVDKDGYLNVELENEDEMKKFFHKEITLLY from the coding sequence ATGAATAGCCTGCTTTACCTTACAAGTATTGGATCCACAAACGATATTGTTTCTGAACTTGCAAATCCAAACGCTACAGGAATATCCTCAGTATATACATTCGACCAGACCAAAGGACGTGGGCAATATGGCAACACCTGGAAAATCCCAAAAGATAAGAATGTGGCTTACTCTTTTATCTTACCAACAAAGCTAGTGAGATTGTCTCCAAATCTATTCAACTTCTATACCGCTTTGTTACTTCGTGACTTTATTGTCAAAATTACCGATAAAGAGGCAAAAGTAAAGTGGCCCAACGATATAATACTGCAAAATAAAAAAATTGTGGGAATTCTCATAGAGAAAATTACAGTGGAACATGTAGATTATTATATTGCCGGATTTGGCGTAAATGTTCTTCAGGACAATTTTGAGGAGATTACAAAAGCCGGCTCTATAAAGACACAAACGGGTTTAAGCTTCGACCTGCACCAATTTGCAGAAGGCATGCACAATCATTTTTCTGAGCAACTGGTCCAGTTTCCGTCGGATGAAGAAGTGCTGGCACGGTACAACGAGGCATTATTCAGAAAAGACCAGATATCCGTGTTTGAGATTAACAATATCAGACAAAATGGCATTATAAGATATGTTGACAAAGACGGCTACCTAAATGTAGAACTGGAAAACGAAGATGAAATGAAAAAGTTTTTCCACAAAGAAATCACCCTGCTCTACTGA
- a CDS encoding LptF/LptG family permease, with product MKIIDKYIIRKFLGTLGFMLALLSIIVLVIDVQAKIPRIESNGFTTSYFLIHFYPYWLIYLVITFMSILVFISVIFFTSRMANNTEIVAIISSGASFHRFAKPYLIAALLLAFSALAINHFILPWANIKKNKLIIYTYSAANRSKFTDSRQISTQLSPTEYVFINSYNPKEKRGFSYLYQKFDKNRRLIYQLTSSDMVWEEKKKSFMLTNYYEKWVNKDDTEKLAKGDTKYQKLGASPEEIFPDELVGENKNTPELINFINNERRKGNANVAAYQNELHLRTAMPFSIIILTFLALSLSSQKKRGGLGANLAIGIALAFVFVFSFEVLKLVSSSQTLSPLVAMWLPNIVFAPIAFYLYWKRANQ from the coding sequence TTGAAGATTATAGATAAATATATTATCCGGAAATTCCTGGGAACCCTGGGGTTTATGTTGGCATTGCTGTCCATTATTGTATTGGTAATAGACGTTCAGGCCAAAATTCCGCGTATTGAAAGTAACGGTTTTACAACCAGCTACTTTCTGATCCATTTTTATCCATACTGGTTAATATATCTGGTCATAACCTTTATGTCTATTCTGGTATTTATTTCGGTTATTTTCTTTACATCGAGAATGGCTAATAATACCGAGATTGTAGCAATTATTAGTAGCGGAGCCAGCTTTCACAGATTTGCCAAACCCTATCTTATTGCTGCTTTACTGTTGGCTTTCTCTGCATTGGCAATTAATCACTTTATATTGCCTTGGGCAAATATTAAGAAAAACAAACTAATCATTTATACCTATAGTGCGGCTAACAGGAGTAAATTTACGGATAGCCGTCAGATTTCTACACAGTTATCGCCTACAGAATATGTTTTTATCAATAGCTATAATCCTAAAGAGAAAAGAGGTTTCTCCTATCTTTATCAGAAATTTGATAAAAACAGACGATTGATTTATCAGCTTACCTCAAGCGATATGGTTTGGGAAGAAAAGAAAAAAAGCTTTATGCTGACTAACTATTACGAAAAGTGGGTAAATAAAGATGATACAGAAAAACTAGCCAAAGGAGATACAAAGTATCAGAAATTGGGAGCTTCACCTGAAGAAATTTTTCCGGATGAATTAGTCGGAGAAAATAAAAATACTCCTGAGCTAATTAATTTTATTAATAACGAAAGAAGGAAAGGTAATGCAAATGTTGCAGCCTATCAGAATGAGCTGCATCTGCGTACCGCCATGCCTTTTTCTATTATTATATTAACCTTTTTGGCATTGTCGCTTTCTTCCCAGAAGAAAAGAGGTGGACTTGGAGCAAACCTGGCAATTGGTATTGCTCTGGCCTTTGTCTTTGTATTTTCATTCGAAGTGCTGAAACTGGTTTCCTCTTCACAAACTTTATCGCCTTTGGTAGCTATGTGGCTTCCTAATATTGTATTTGCTCCGATTGCGTTCTACTTATACTGGAAGCGTGCTAATCAGTAG
- the ftsH gene encoding ATP-dependent zinc metalloprotease FtsH gives MKSKGFNWFYLIFAAVLLMLFLPGLMSSSDTRKLDEKSFYALLSQNKIKNVVVLKDTDVAQVFLTPEAKNDPALAKKKTTPSPMMGFMKENPDFTVNIGDLKYFQERYNAITDKDSNIKSKLTFDTESSPWSSFLMNILVWVGIMVLFYYIFFRKIAGGSGGAGGQIFNIGKSRAKLFDEKEKVNVSFKDVAGLEGAKEEVQEVVDFLKNSDKYTKLGGKIPKGVLLVGPPGTGKTLLAKAVAGEAKVPFFSLSGSDFVEMFVGVGASRVRDLFAQAKAKSPAIIFIDEIDAIGRARGRGNITGGNDERENTLNQLLTEMDGFGTDTNVIVMAATNRADILDKALMRAGRFDRSIYVDLPELHERKQIFNVHLKKIKLDSSVDVDFLAKQTPGFSGADIANVCNEAALIAARNGHESVNKQDFLDAVDRIIGGLEKKNKAIKPSEKRRVAFHEAGHATVSWLVEHAAPLLKVTIVPRGRSLGAAWYLPEERQLTTTEQMLDEMCATLGGRAAEQVVFGNISTGALSDLERVTKQAQAMVTIYGLSDAVGNLSYYDSSGQQEYSFGKPYSEETAKLIDKEISKIVESQYQRAVEILSTNRDKLDALASKLLDKEVIFREDLEEIFGKRAWDPELTEQPLSATTENNTVSPINEEAKEL, from the coding sequence ATGAAAAGTAAAGGATTTAATTGGTTTTATTTAATCTTTGCAGCAGTATTGCTTATGCTTTTCCTTCCTGGTTTAATGTCTTCATCGGACACCAGAAAACTGGACGAGAAAAGTTTTTATGCATTATTGAGCCAAAATAAAATCAAAAATGTTGTCGTATTAAAGGATACAGACGTTGCTCAGGTTTTTTTAACACCTGAAGCTAAAAATGATCCTGCATTGGCTAAGAAGAAAACAACGCCGTCGCCAATGATGGGATTCATGAAAGAAAACCCGGATTTTACTGTAAATATTGGTGACCTGAAGTATTTTCAGGAGCGCTATAACGCTATCACAGATAAAGATTCAAATATCAAATCTAAACTTACGTTCGATACGGAAAGTTCTCCATGGAGTAGCTTCCTTATGAATATTCTGGTGTGGGTAGGTATTATGGTTTTATTCTATTATATCTTCTTCAGAAAGATAGCTGGTGGCTCAGGTGGAGCAGGTGGACAAATCTTCAACATTGGAAAATCGAGAGCGAAACTTTTTGATGAAAAAGAAAAAGTAAATGTTAGCTTCAAAGATGTTGCTGGTTTAGAAGGTGCTAAAGAAGAAGTACAGGAAGTTGTAGACTTTCTGAAAAACTCTGACAAATACACCAAGTTAGGTGGTAAGATACCAAAAGGTGTTCTTTTAGTAGGCCCTCCGGGAACAGGTAAAACCTTATTGGCGAAAGCTGTAGCTGGTGAAGCAAAAGTTCCTTTCTTTTCCCTTTCAGGTTCCGATTTTGTGGAAATGTTTGTTGGGGTGGGGGCATCCAGAGTACGTGATCTTTTTGCACAGGCAAAAGCGAAATCTCCGGCGATTATATTTATCGATGAGATTGATGCTATTGGTAGAGCCAGAGGTCGTGGAAATATTACAGGTGGTAATGATGAAAGAGAAAATACGCTAAACCAGTTGTTGACAGAAATGGATGGTTTCGGTACTGATACCAATGTTATTGTAATGGCAGCGACAAACCGTGCAGATATTTTGGATAAAGCATTGATGCGTGCAGGACGTTTTGACAGATCTATTTATGTGGATCTTCCGGAGCTGCATGAGCGTAAGCAAATCTTTAATGTTCACCTTAAGAAAATTAAACTGGATTCTTCTGTAGATGTTGACTTCCTTGCGAAGCAAACACCGGGATTCAGTGGTGCAGATATTGCTAACGTTTGTAACGAAGCTGCTCTTATTGCTGCAAGAAACGGACATGAATCTGTAAATAAACAAGACTTTTTAGATGCTGTAGACAGAATTATTGGAGGTCTTGAAAAGAAAAATAAAGCGATTAAACCATCTGAAAAACGCAGAGTTGCTTTCCATGAAGCAGGTCACGCTACTGTTAGCTGGTTGGTAGAACATGCAGCTCCTTTATTAAAGGTTACGATTGTACCAAGAGGACGCTCTCTTGGAGCAGCATGGTACCTTCCCGAAGAAAGACAACTGACTACTACTGAGCAAATGTTGGATGAAATGTGTGCAACATTAGGAGGTAGAGCTGCAGAGCAGGTTGTATTTGGGAATATTTCCACAGGAGCCCTTTCCGATTTGGAAAGAGTAACTAAGCAGGCTCAGGCAATGGTGACTATCTACGGATTAAGTGATGCTGTAGGTAACTTGTCCTACTATGATAGTTCAGGTCAGCAGGAATACTCTTTTGGAAAACCATACTCAGAAGAAACTGCGAAGCTTATTGATAAGGAAATCTCTAAAATTGTAGAGTCTCAGTATCAGAGAGCTGTAGAAATTCTTTCAACTAATCGTGATAAACTGGATGCTTTAGCATCTAAGCTATTAGATAAGGAAGTTATTTTTAGAGAAGATCTGGAAGAAATCTTTGGAAAAAGAGCCTGGGACCCGGAGTTAACAGAGCAACCACTCTCTGCAACGACAGAGAATAATACTGTTAGCCCAATAAATGAGGAAGCAAAAGAGCTTTAA
- the tgt gene encoding tRNA guanosine(34) transglycosylase Tgt, producing the protein MEKFFEVEQFSAKGKARAGVITTDHGKIQTPIFMPVGTVATVKTVHQRELKDDIKAQIILGNTYHLYLRPGMDVMQNAGGLHKFMNWNGPILTDSGGFQVFSLASSRKMTEEGVKFKSHIDGSYHFISPEVSMEIQRKIGADIFMAFDECTPYPCEYNQAKVSMELTHRWLKRCIEWTENNPEYYGHKQRLFPIVQGSVYSDLRKASAEVIAEAGAEGNAIGGLSVGEPEEEMYRITDEVTDILPKDKPRYLMGVGTPWNILESIGNGIDMMDCVMPTRNARNGMLFTWGGVINIKNEKWKNDFSPLDEFGTSYVDQEYTKAYVRHLFSAREYLGKQIASIHNLAFYLDLVKVAREHILAGDFYEWKDSIIPQLKSRM; encoded by the coding sequence ATGGAGAAGTTTTTTGAAGTAGAACAATTTTCAGCAAAAGGTAAAGCCAGAGCTGGTGTTATTACAACAGATCATGGTAAAATACAGACACCTATTTTTATGCCGGTGGGTACCGTAGCAACAGTAAAAACTGTTCATCAGAGAGAATTGAAAGATGATATTAAGGCTCAGATAATCTTAGGAAATACATACCACCTGTACCTGAGACCTGGTATGGATGTTATGCAGAATGCAGGCGGATTACATAAATTTATGAACTGGAACGGTCCTATCCTTACGGATAGTGGTGGTTTTCAGGTTTTCTCATTAGCTTCCAGCCGTAAAATGACTGAAGAAGGTGTGAAATTCAAATCTCATATCGACGGAAGTTATCATTTTATTTCACCTGAAGTTTCTATGGAAATTCAGCGTAAAATTGGTGCAGATATCTTTATGGCTTTTGACGAATGTACTCCATATCCATGTGAATACAACCAAGCAAAAGTTTCTATGGAGCTTACCCACAGATGGCTGAAGAGATGTATTGAATGGACGGAAAATAATCCTGAATATTACGGACACAAACAAAGATTGTTTCCGATCGTTCAGGGATCTGTATATTCGGATCTCAGAAAAGCTTCCGCTGAAGTTATTGCTGAGGCAGGAGCTGAAGGAAACGCTATTGGTGGTCTTTCTGTTGGTGAACCGGAAGAGGAAATGTACAGAATTACAGATGAAGTAACAGATATTCTTCCTAAAGATAAGCCTCGTTATCTGATGGGGGTTGGAACACCATGGAATATTCTGGAATCTATAGGTAATGGTATTGATATGATGGATTGTGTAATGCCTACCCGGAATGCCAGAAATGGTATGTTGTTCACATGGGGTGGTGTTATCAATATCAAAAATGAAAAATGGAAGAATGATTTTTCTCCGTTAGACGAATTTGGTACATCATATGTAGATCAGGAATATACAAAAGCATATGTAAGACACCTGTTCTCAGCAAGAGAATACTTAGGAAAGCAGATTGCTTCTATTCATAATCTTGCTTTTTATTTAGATTTGGTAAAAGTCGCAAGAGAACATATCTTAGCAGGAGATTTCTATGAATGGAAAGATAGCATTATTCCACAACTAAAAAGCAGAATGTAG
- a CDS encoding uroporphyrinogen-III synthase, which translates to MKVKSVLVSQPAPNLATSPYGEIAKKEKVKIDFRPFIHVEGADAKELRSQKIDLSQYTGIIFTSKNAIDHYFRLAEEMRFAVPDSMRYICQSEAVANYLQKHIVYRKRKISFGEKTAKDLLPLLKKHNTEKYLLPSSDVFTEDIPNVLNEAGVEWKRAIMYRTVCSNLQDVNIKEYDLVIFFSPQGVRSLFENFPDFKQEDTKIGVFGLTTQQAAEELKLRVDLMAPTKESPSMTMALEKFIKANNK; encoded by the coding sequence ATGAAAGTAAAGTCCGTTCTAGTCTCTCAACCGGCTCCTAATTTAGCTACATCTCCTTATGGTGAAATAGCTAAAAAAGAAAAGGTGAAGATTGATTTTAGACCTTTTATACATGTAGAAGGAGCAGATGCGAAAGAACTTCGTTCTCAAAAAATAGATCTTAGTCAGTATACTGGTATTATTTTTACCAGTAAGAATGCTATAGACCATTACTTCCGCTTGGCAGAAGAAATGCGTTTTGCTGTGCCTGATTCCATGCGATATATTTGCCAGTCCGAAGCTGTAGCCAACTACCTTCAGAAGCATATTGTCTATAGAAAAAGAAAGATCAGCTTTGGTGAAAAAACAGCTAAAGATCTTTTACCATTATTGAAGAAGCACAATACTGAAAAATACCTTCTTCCATCTTCAGACGTTTTCACAGAAGACATTCCTAATGTACTAAATGAAGCAGGCGTAGAATGGAAAAGAGCTATTATGTACAGAACAGTATGCAGTAATCTCCAGGATGTTAACATAAAAGAGTATGATCTTGTGATATTCTTTAGTCCACAGGGTGTACGTTCTCTATTCGAGAACTTCCCGGACTTCAAGCAGGAAGACACCAAAATCGGAGTATTCGGACTAACAACCCAGCAGGCAGCAGAAGAGCTTAAACTTCGTGTAGATCTTATGGCTCCTACAAAAGAATCTCCTTCTATGACAATGGCTTTGGAGAAATTTATCAAAGCTAACAACAAGTAA
- a CDS encoding LUD domain-containing protein, translated as MSIFKKIVNKLFNKDEEEEITSVRLGDQLKNADLDYKFAQLFTHSGGYFNYCADEAEALQALNSILKLEQVKSVFCCDEDLQNFLDVVKVPYTESLELVNDTAFISCEYLIAFDGRIMLSYNNIRHFPSSSLPEKIIIIANVSQIVANLNDAMMKVKRRGTLKNLTSISGNISKLDSPNPDNTKLFLLLLED; from the coding sequence TTGAGCATTTTTAAAAAAATTGTTAATAAACTGTTTAATAAAGACGAAGAGGAGGAAATAACTTCTGTTCGCCTTGGGGATCAACTGAAAAATGCTGATCTCGACTATAAATTTGCTCAACTTTTTACACATTCAGGAGGTTATTTTAACTATTGTGCAGACGAGGCAGAAGCCCTTCAGGCTTTGAATAGTATACTCAAGCTAGAACAGGTAAAATCTGTTTTCTGTTGCGACGAAGACTTACAAAACTTCCTGGATGTTGTAAAAGTTCCTTACACCGAAAGTTTGGAACTTGTAAATGATACTGCCTTTATTTCATGCGAATATCTTATCGCTTTCGATGGCAGAATTATGTTGTCTTATAACAATATCAGACATTTCCCTTCATCTTCATTACCAGAGAAGATTATTATTATTGCAAACGTCTCTCAGATTGTTGCTAACCTCAACGACGCTATGATGAAAGTTAAGCGCAGAGGAACCCTGAAAAATCTTACATCAATTAGTGGAAATATTTCCAAATTAGATTCTCCTAACCCGGATAATACTAAACTTTTCTTACTTTTGCTGGAAGATTAA